TTCACTTTTGGTAAATTATCCGATTTGGATATATGAGGTAAGATTTGGAAGTGTTGCACGTCTATCCTGAACAGGTTAGCCCAAGTTAGCACATCCACAAGCtactgctgctgtgttgtgttttcatggcAACTCCTGGTTGTTGCTCTCTTCTCGttatctctttttgtgctcTACATTGCAAACTGAAGGTGATAAATGGTGCTTTTGTTGATAAAACTTCCCCAAAATGACCCATGTCTTTCCTGTTAAATGGCTTTAAAAGCCATTTGTTTATAgtaagacacctggaagaagtaTAGCTTTCTTGAGCTTAAAGAAGACATAACCACATCATCTAAATATAGGGAGCAAAAATAATATAGAATataatgcaatttaaaatatgtatttgcTACTGCAGATTTGACTccagtttgtgtaattttactaCTTGAGAACTGCGGACTGTGGGTACTGTTGAACAATGATATATTGCATTTTTCATCACTATTTTGTTAATAATCATTCCTCCATTGTCTAACTGCTTTATTGCAGAGTGCTTCACTGTGTGTGAGACGATGAATGGAAACCctccttctgctgtgtggagatGACCTGCCACCCTTTTGGGAATGGTCAGAATGGGGCCAGATGTGCCCCTTCTTAATGAGTACAAGCAGGAGTTCTTCTGGAAGCGCTTCCCCCAAACAGTGTTAGGGGGTCCACGCTTCAAGTTGGGCTACTGCGCCCCACCATATGTATACGTCAATCAGGTAGTCTTGTTCTTGACACCATGGCTTTTTGGGGGCATCGGTACTCTGCTCTgccagctgcagctgcttcaggagcTCCATGGCGCAGTGCTCTCTGGTATGCTCATGTTCGGGGCTGCAGCGGGTGTCCAGGCCCTGGCGCTTTATGCTGCTCGAAGGAGTGGCACAGTGGAGAGACTTGGTGCACCCAACATCCTGGTTGATGAAGAAGAGGTGGAATTTACCCACTGCGTCAGCCCAGAGACAGTTCGGTTCATTGCTCCTGGGAAGCGTTTTGGAATGAATGTGGTGCTGCATACAGTGCTAGCTGGGGTGCTGTGTGGCTTTGGGACATGGTATGTGTTCCTCGGCAGACTGACTGCTCTCTATGGCAGCATTGGTGTATCCCTGGTAGTCTTTGTCATGAGCTGGGTGACACTATGTATAGCTGAGTATTCACTCATTGTAAATACGGCTACAGAGACAGCCACTTTTCAGGCACAGGACATATATGAGATCACCCCACTCACCCGTCCCctctacatttttattttcatcgcTGTGGACTTGGCTGATCGGtaagcaacaacaaaactgtTGTTTATTAAACTGAGAAGGCACCTTTTAGAATGCTTACAGTGTTTCCtgtcttattattattttattatgacGTAGGTTCTCAGACCCTGTCCCTGAGCTCCAACTGGCCAGCCAGATTCTCCACGTGCTGTTCCTCTTCCTACCTCTGCTGTGGGCGCTGGGTATTCTCCCTCCCCTGGATGCCCTGATCCTCTGGGGCATGGAGCAGGCTCTTGTGTTTGGCTTAGGAGGCTCGCCCATGTCTAGCAACCTCAGGTACACACTGAAATAATTAGCTTTTGTCATCATGGTTACACTCATGTTggcaaattttctttttttctccacaacaGATACATTTGCAAATCATACCATGGGTTCAATTTTACCGATCCTTTGACATTTGAATGAAGAATCTCTGTTTCTGATTAAGACTATGATTGAATTTGCCAGTTCCTATGTCTGATATGCTGTTTAGAGCACATCAGATATATATGCTGGTTAAATATTAACACTGAGCCAATAATAATTGACGGTAGAAGTTTTTGGTGCTGCAAgagctttattgcattttaccCTGGCGAGATATTTATGGTCACATCACAAtgtattttgagatttttttttaacgctATTTTTCTGCGTACCACATCTCTAAGGTGTTTCACTGCACATTGTCTAAAAcaatggttctcaaccctgttcctcaggacccactgtcctgcatgttttagatgcttccctgctccagcacacctgattcaaatgatcagctcgtcatcaggcttctgcagaggcttgatgacgagctgatcatttgaatcaggtgtgttggagcagggaagcatctaaaacatgcaggacagtgggtcctgaggaacagggttgagaaccactggtctaAAATCTGTCAAAACTACATAACAGTCCAAACTACATAACAGTCCAAACATAATGTTAGCCTGACACTTGGATGTCAAGTTTTAAAGCGATAGTTtaagtatttttacagtaaaaaagcaaaacacagttTTGTTCATTCATATCCTGGTCGTATTCTTTTCTGTGGAAAACCAGTGCTCATCAGATTCTAATAGCTCCACTGAACTGACAAGCGTGACATTAGCCTGTGTATCTTCAGTCCTGCCTTTTTGTGTGTGCGCTGTCCTACAGGCTGCTGTTGATGTTTGGTGTATCCGCCGGTGTAGCTGTGTGTAATTACTTCATCCCGTCAACTCTGGGTGTCGTTCTCTTCTCCATCTCTACGGGGTTTCTGCTGAGTCTGGATCTCAGCCAGGTCGCTACACTCTGCAGGGGTTCCAGGGCAGGCTTCAGGGACCCTGGGTTGCGCAGAGGAGGGTCACCACCTCCTCTTCGCAGTTCCTTTGGCTGGAATCTGGGCTGCAGGGAGCTACTGCTATATTTGAGCCTGCTTCTGGTGGCGATGGCAGAGGCAGGGCTGTTGCATCACTTCCTTGGTTCAGCTCAGTCCCAGAGCTTTGTTACAGGACCCCAGGCTCCTGTCAGCTACCTCCTCCTTGTACTCTTTTGCCTCTGCTGGGCTCTAAGAGAGATCCAGGGGGCCTATGTATTTGGAGGGGTATTCCTCAATCCCCTATACCCTAAAGGCATGTCCAGTGTGCAAACGTTCAAGCAAAAGAACAGAGGGTTGTACATCGCTGCTGCAATCAGAAGAGTCCTTCTTTATCTTGGTGAGCTTGTTATAAGGTATATTTTAAGCTTGCTTTTCTCCAATGTCCACATCTCTCTCAGGTGTCTGACCTGCacttactgtgttttttatttcacagtgtCTCCATTTGCAATGATTGCTTTCCTGTCGATGGACACATCTCTTCAGCTGCTTCACAGGGTTTCCCTCAGTGTGGGATTCACACGAGCCTTTAGAGTGGTATACCGACACTCCCTTTTGCTCACAGTATCAACATGACTTGTAGAACatgcaaaaaatatttattataatggatctttttaaaatatcttcagGTGAATACTCAGTAGGGCCAGCACAAATTATAGttctttgtttaaaagaaaagtgAAGAGTGATACTGAAAAACAGGTCCTCTTGACAcatctttttcaaaatttctgtctttttaaaaaaatgaaccgTGATTAATCGCAGAGTGCTCTTCACTTGATTTGTGTGCCTGCCATTTTCAGCATAATAATTGCTCTTATGTTGCTGTGCAGGTGTGGCAGAGCTCAGAGGATGCTCTGCTGCAAATGGTGGTGGTGGTTTTGGTGCGGCTTGCAGCTGGAAACAACCTACTTCCAGGGTGGGACAGCCTGGGAACTGGAGTTCAGCTACTCTTGGTGAGGTCAACCAtaatttttcctcatttctacTGCACAAAAGATCTTCCTACACCATATATCATGTCTACATCGGCTTAAATATGACCTACACTGAATCACAAATATTGGCGTTGTAGCTGTGACCAGCAAAGTATGTTAATGTGGACAGTGCGTCCTCCTGTCATCCATTTACTTTTTGCGTGATGTGCTAATTTCAGAACTCAAGCAATATTTATCTGTAGCATTTACACAACAATGCCGACCTCTTGCCAAAAGTAAAATGGGGAAAATTATGCGTATTGTTATCTAATTGTATCATCAGTTTGTCTGACATATTGCAATATTTTAACAGAGCCTTTGTGAAAATGTATGTGCTATAATACTCACTGTTAACACCTGAATAAGTACACCCATACATTTTAATCTAATCTAAAACCACCAGTCCGTTATTTGTGTTTCTTATACTTTTATCCCCACATGTTTGTAAATGGAGTAAGCAAACCATGAGGAACCCCTCTGCTGCACTGTCCAACCCCACAGACAACTACCATCTCAATAATAaacttaaatttaaattaatactTCTCTAACTGTGTCAGTCAATAGAAAAAGTCTGCTATTTCCATGGTACTTTTCATGTGGCATTCTCCTCCCCTTTTGCTATCTGCAAGTTTGCAACATACTTTTTACTTTGGAatacaacaacaccaacaacaaccaaacgGCAACCTACATATTGAAAATGGCAAGTTTTGGTGAAGATGTGGCTGGTGCAATATAGCAGGcctgcttgttttttctgtaaattttaagtttctcacattttaatgacagtgttGCATCCTACATTTGGCGCTGTCCAATATGATCGTgatttattcaaataaaataaatttggtCAATTGAGAGTAAATCGACCAAACGATCGAACCTAGAGCTACAAATATTATCAGAAATGAGAAAATAGCACATCTATTTGGGCTTTTTTTAAcctgcatttttactttttcatccATCTCAAATCCAAAAACTTTGGTATTTACAATCTTTAATCCACATTTTTTGCTTTACTAAGTGattccagcagcagaacatcagACTAGAGGTTCTTTTCGGTCGCATTGATGAAAAAACACGTCAACGGGAGTCTCATACTTTAGTTTTGAGCCACATAGTTTTAGTGTTTGTTGGTCTTTTCATTGGAGAGTCAAAACAAAGCACCACCAAGTTGAACTTTTGTATCTAAAAAAGCAAATCTGAGCtttaaaaatccacattttttcctgtaaaaGTCTCCACCGTAGTAAATCTGAGTGACTGAAGTTAAGAAAATGAACTCCCATCGTCTGAATGGAGGCATgaaagttttctgtttcctgattTCATGACTTAGAAGCAAGACCTTGTTTAGATCGCAGCTTCAATTTACCctcttgtttttaaagtttattttgcatcttgatgTGCCAGCCTTTGAAGGTTTGTAAAGGTGAATCTAGCAATGTTAAATTGATTATCCTGCAGTGACGTTTAGGCTTggtttgcaaaaatgaaaataaaaaaactaaaatacataaaaaaatacagtaaagcaCACAAATATTCTTTATGTTGCACAGACATCAGCTGATAAGACTGATGATGGGTCAGCAGATCAATCCTCTTCATGTTTGCCTTTTTCTGATCCAGGTGGGGCTCCTGTTTGACAGACTCACCCAGTTCCTGGCCAAGCTGAAGTTCACCCTAACAGTGTTGGTGACATCCTGGACAGAGAAGAAGCAGCGCCGTCAGTCGGCTGGAACTCTCCTGGCTCTGAATGCCTCCCTTTGCCCGCTGTTGCTGGCGGTGGTGACTCTCTCTGCCCTGCTCTCTGCCCCTTTGCTGCCCCTTTTCACACTGCCCATCTTCCTTGTGGGGTTTCCCAGGCCTCAGCGAAGTTGGCCAGGACCTGTGGGCACTGCCTGTCCCTGCCCAGACTCAATCTTCTACCAGCAAATGAGTGGAAGTCTGGCTTCTGCACTGAGGACGGCCTTTGCAAGAGGGTCACTGGGTTAGTTCTTCGTGcctgatgtctttttttgtgttttgttaataAGTAAAAAGTGTTTATATAATTCtgtatgttgtaaaaaaaaaaaaaaaagaaaagaatgtaGCCCTGAGATGGCATAGTATAAGTAATATAAGGATAAGTAATTGTTACACCaactgttcgcaacattactcaaaaacaaactaacagatttggatgaaatattcagggaaggtcagtaatgacacaaggatcacctcattagattttggcagtgatgcagcttatagtctggattcacggattCTGTaccattgtgagatagcggcacagtaaCCATAACAACATGTGAACACTacaccagctgcctgctgacgatcacatgattgcaatcctactacaaatccaccgctgccgACTTGTTGAGACTTATCTATTGGCgataatacaaggaacaattcaTTAAACTGTGggagtgtttccgagtcccatcaattcctacCACCTGCTACATGTTTAAGTTACAcgatttggtatccatacataacatacacatgcagaacataTTCCCATGTGCAcaaggttattttgtttgtgggtacatttgtattaaatggccacattttatgtagctgcatttctttaaaaaaaaaaaagatggaaaaaaagctgaattctTGAcagtgccatatgggggaatgaatagccttggaggagtactgtgctctctgagtgcttttccagtTTCGTGTGTATTTTCACTGGTAATATTTATTTGCATCTAAATACAAAGTAATGTTTGGTATTTTATTGAGTGTTGGAAAACATTAATCTGTTATCATATTTTCAACAGTTAATTTCAAACTGATTGGCAGTCGGATTAGTCATATCTATAAATAAATGGAGATCCGTCAATGTCAGTTAAAAGGAGATTTTTCCCTTCAGTCACAGCAGGCACaacattttttcctttgattttgcTCTTTGCAGTGCACAGGATCACAAATAGCACTCAGCAGGACTGATGTAGT
This is a stretch of genomic DNA from Acanthochromis polyacanthus isolate Apoly-LR-REF ecotype Palm Island chromosome 1, KAUST_Apoly_ChrSc, whole genome shotgun sequence. It encodes these proteins:
- the pcnx4 gene encoding LOW QUALITY PROTEIN: pecanex-like protein 4 (The sequence of the model RefSeq protein was modified relative to this genomic sequence to represent the inferred CDS: inserted 1 base in 1 codon), with the translated sequence MVRMGPDVPLLNEYKQEFFWKRFPQTVLGGPRFKLGYCAPPYVYVNQVVLFLTPWLFGGIGTLLCQLQLLQELHGAVLSGMLMFGAAAGVQALALYAARRSGTVERLGAPNILVDEEEVEFTHCVSPETVRFIAPGKRFGMNVVLHTVLAGVLCGFGTWYVFLGRLTALYGSIGVSLVVFVMSWVTLCIAEYSLIVNTATETATFQAQDIYEITPLTRPLYIFIFIAVDLADRFSDPVPELQLASQILHVLFLFLPLLWALGILPPLDALILWGMEQALVFGLGGSPMSSNLRLLLMFGVSAGVAVCNYFIPSTLGVVLFSISTGFLLSLDLSQVATLCRGSRAGFRDPGLRRGGSPPPLRSSFGWNLGCRELLLYLSLLLVAMAEAGLLHHFLGSAQSQSFVTGPQAPVSYLLLVLFCLCWALREIQGAYVFGGVFLNPLYPKGMSSVQTFKQKNRGLYIAAAIRRVLLYLVSPFAMIAFLSMDTSLQLLHRVSLSVGFTRAFRVVWQSSEDALLQMVVVVLVRLAAGNNLLPGWDSLGTGVQLLLVGLLFDRLTQFLAKLKFTLTVLVTSWTEKKQRRQSAGTLLALNASLCPLLLAVVTLSALLSAPLLPLFTLPIFLVGFPRPQRSWPGPVGTACPCPDSIFYQQMSGSLASALRTAFARGSLGSLAPGSHFLGRFQDRMVWIMILERGYGYCTVNIKGLELQETSCHTVEARRVDEVFEAAFERPERLGFTQGFNLHWGNALTPCAALAVRVYSDARNVLSGIIDSHDNLRKLQDDFMKALIWLLLRYCVQKHKGFLWSNDEGSGVGGMKSQSSQLAQTTCNQPPEAVVVESNVSSLRFRQDSSSLTSFGDWSDEDDLFGPQPARRTVALVTAEAQSGHTALQTGASLPGSVEMDSLFENMALSALQPLQPLGLGIGMPAVDKGRSAEFLRESPGSLLHLNFSCPQSEVFNLPTGWRTAPLLPSRLMSLRPLFPEDWFRFTLGRFGPVVQGDTSEDMTKALKEDEALKELHVQVALSCLISLGAESAFTSPSYVYRLYCGDVPWTEGLDWLSSRKELYQLALRAFRFSFKLLFDQASLGPMESSEELFSTLEEYEKDWFIGLVTEKGWHDSVLQEKPFLFSLGHDLTMGTYTGRVLSLQEQLVQVGRLNGEGVRGQWANLSWELLYATNDDEERYSIQAHPFMLRNLTVQAADXPLGYPIYSSAPLHFPSL